A single window of Desulfovibrio sp. G11 DNA harbors:
- a CDS encoding cyclase family protein, whose protein sequence is MLIDLSLPLTRKTFDALSATTATLPHPALELFGHVGTHLDLMGKAWPQEYFTRQGRVFDVRHVRGRDITASDLPMQDIEAEDFVFLRTGLLEEHAYADKAYVHTPVELAWELLENLTQQGVAMIGVDCAGVRLPGEHRKADLFCAEAGTFVVENVYNLGALCTAAGAKTFVVRTFPLRLEGSTGLPCRIVAELAVD, encoded by the coding sequence ATGCTTATTGACCTGAGCCTTCCGTTGACACGAAAAACTTTTGACGCCCTTTCCGCCACCACTGCCACCCTGCCGCACCCTGCCCTGGAGCTTTTCGGCCATGTGGGAACCCACCTTGACCTTATGGGCAAAGCCTGGCCCCAGGAATATTTTACACGGCAGGGACGGGTATTTGACGTGCGCCACGTGAGGGGCCGCGACATAACGGCAAGTGACCTGCCCATGCAGGACATTGAGGCAGAAGATTTTGTGTTTCTGCGCACAGGCTTGCTGGAAGAGCATGCATATGCCGACAAGGCTTACGTTCACACTCCGGTGGAGCTTGCCTGGGAGCTGCTGGAAAACCTGACGCAACAGGGTGTGGCCATGATCGGAGTAGACTGCGCCGGAGTGCGCCTGCCCGGAGAACACAGGAAAGCCGACCTCTTCTGTGCGGAAGCCGGTACATTTGTGGTGGAAAACGTCTACAATCTTGGAGCACTGTGCACTGCCGCAGGGGCAAAAACGTTTGTGGTCAGAACCTTTCCCCTGCGCCTTGAGGGCAGCACCGGCCTGCCCTGCCGCATTGTGGCCGAGCTTGCGGTTGACTGA
- a CDS encoding TrmH family RNA methyltransferase encodes MTKEPTERRKARLLEVLAHRQPDLTLVLANIHDPHNVSAIYRSCDAFGVSRVNLYYTNTPFPALGRKTSASARKWVESARHKDSAALMESLRGQNMQVLATSCSPTARPLRDWDFTRPTAVIMGNEHSGVEPELLQMADGELYIPMYGMIQSFNVSVAAAIILSEAARQREAAGMYATPRMAAAALEEKLQEWLEK; translated from the coding sequence ATGACCAAGGAACCCACGGAACGGCGCAAGGCCCGTCTGCTTGAAGTGCTGGCCCACCGCCAGCCGGACCTCACCCTGGTGCTGGCAAATATTCACGATCCGCATAATGTTTCAGCTATTTATCGTTCGTGCGATGCCTTTGGCGTCAGCCGCGTCAACCTGTATTATACCAATACGCCTTTTCCCGCGCTTGGGCGCAAGACATCGGCCTCCGCCAGAAAATGGGTGGAGAGCGCGCGCCACAAAGACAGCGCAGCGCTTATGGAAAGCCTGCGCGGGCAAAACATGCAGGTGCTGGCCACATCCTGCTCGCCCACGGCCCGTCCGCTGCGCGACTGGGATTTTACCCGTCCCACAGCCGTCATTATGGGCAACGAGCACAGCGGTGTAGAACCGGAACTGTTGCAGATGGCCGATGGCGAGCTTTATATCCCCATGTACGGGATGATCCAGAGTTTTAACGTATCTGTGGCGGCGGCCATTATTTTGTCCGAGGCTGCCCGTCAGCGGGAGGCCGCAGGCATGTACGCCACGCCGCGCATGGCTGCTGCGGCTCTGGAGGAAAAACTGCAGGAATGGCTGGAGAAATAG
- a CDS encoding MarR family winged helix-turn-helix transcriptional regulator, producing MSEKEQLRQRVINGLVHLSQRMEEVNGLFDKAGNNLAQVELGGLILTEMHFLALIAGDEPVNGVAAARKLGMTRGGISKMAARLQVGGFVQPRRLPGDKKSLLYELTDKGRRAADMHRTLHNLAEDLLWERLKASPEEELERFARMLARTAEALGEANRQVRINATALLAGEKK from the coding sequence ATGTCTGAAAAAGAACAGTTAAGGCAGAGAGTTATCAACGGTCTTGTGCATCTTTCCCAGAGGATGGAAGAAGTGAACGGGCTGTTTGACAAGGCCGGCAACAATCTTGCGCAGGTGGAGCTTGGCGGGCTGATTTTGACAGAAATGCACTTTCTGGCCCTTATTGCAGGCGATGAGCCGGTCAACGGTGTCGCCGCAGCCAGAAAACTGGGGATGACGCGGGGCGGTATTTCAAAAATGGCGGCCAGATTGCAGGTGGGGGGCTTTGTTCAACCGCGCAGGCTCCCCGGCGATAAGAAAAGCCTGTTGTACGAGCTGACGGACAAGGGGCGGCGGGCTGCGGACATGCACCGCACACTGCACAATCTGGCAGAAGATCTTTTATGGGAGCGCCTCAAGGCCAGCCCGGAAGAAGAGCTGGAGCGCTTTGCCCGCATGCTGGCCCGCACGGCAGAGGCCCTGGGCGAAGCAAACAGGCAGGTGCGCATCAATGCCACGGCCCTGCTGGCGGGTGAAAAAAAATAG